Proteins encoded in a region of the Ziziphus jujuba cultivar Dongzao chromosome 3, ASM3175591v1 genome:
- the LOC107422526 gene encoding uncharacterized protein LOC107422526, with product MVSGNLFHCRKNSWPPEEYISKTALQLLDFDSAAPPEQAWRRKLNSHANILKEFSITFTEAIKMIRLGIRLWSYVREEASHGRKAPIDPFTRETCKPSASQGVPLGGMGSGSISRGFRGEFRQWQIIPGLCEASPVMANQFSIFISRDGGNKNYASVLAPGQHEGLGKVGDQGISSWGWNLNGQHSTYHALFPRAWTIYDGEPDPELKVSCRQISPFIPHNYRDSSLPTAVFVYTLVNTGKERAKVSLLFTWANSIGGISHLSGDHVNEPFLDEDGVSGVLLHHKTAKGNPPVTFAIAACETQNVSVTVLPSFGLSEGSNTTAKELWSTMVKDGQFGRANFNSGPSMPSSVGEALCAAVSASAWVEPHGKCTVAFGLAWSSPTVKFSKGSSYQRRYTKFYGTSERAAQDLVHNALTNYKQWEEEIEKWQSPILKDSNLPEWYKFTLFNELYFLVAGGTVWIDSPSSDRNTRNEHLLGEVESSDPKVIENKANHRENTVVGHATTYGYSSALSMSKYRNHSVPEYDNEDVGRFLYLEGVEYIMWCTYDVHFYASFALLALFPKIELNIQRDFAKAVLSEDGRKVKFLAEGNWGIRKVRGAVPHDLGTHDPWHEMNAYNIHDTSKWKDLNPKFVLQVYRDFSATGDMSFGVDVWPSVRAAMEYMEQFDRDNDGLIENDGFPDQTYDTWTVHGISAYCGCLWLAALQAAAAMALQLGDKPFAEWCKAKYLKAKPIFEEKLWNGSYFNYDSGSSSNSKSIQADQLAGQWYTASSGLPSLFDDYKIKSALKKIYDFNVMKIKGGTMGAVNGMHPNGKVDETCMQSREIWTGVTYGVAATMILAGMEEEAFATAEGIFTAGWSEEGYGYWFQTPEAWSIGGHFRSLIYMRPLSIWGMQYALSLPKAILEAPQINIMDRIHLSPTTPRSSHSETGVRRITTKAKCFGNSVFHCSC from the exons ATGGTTAGTGGGAATTTATTTCACTGTAGAAAAAATTCATGGCCTCCTGAGGAGTATATTAGCAAGACCGCCTTGCAGTTG CTTGATTTTGATAGTGCTGCCCCACCAGAGCAAGCTTGGAGGAGAAAGTTAAACAGCCATGCTAATATTCTCAAAGAATTTAGTATTACATTTACAGAAGCcataaaaatg atTCGGTTAGGTATACGGTTATGGTCATATGTGAGGGAAGAAGCCTCTCATGGAAgg AAAGCACCTATTGATCCTTTCACTCGTGAAACTTGCAAACCATCTGCATCTCAAGGGGTTCCACTTGGGGGGATGGG AAGTGGCAGCATCTCTAGAGGTTTTAGAGGCGAGTTTAGGCAATGGCAAATTATTCCTGGTTTATGTGAAGCTTCCCCTGTTATGGCCAATCAATTCTCT ATTTTCATATCTAGAGATGGAGGAAACAAAAACTATGCATCGGTTTTGGCCCCTGGTCAACATGAAGGATTAGG GAAAGTTGGTGATCAAGGTATATCATCGTGGGGCTGGAATCTTAATGGCCAGCATTCCACATACCATGCTTTATTTCCTAGGGCATGGACCATATATGATG GTGAACCAGACCCAGAACTGAAAGTGTCTTGTCGGCAAATATCACCATTTATACCACATAATTATAGAGATAGTAGTCTCCCTACTGCTGTTTTTGTTTATACG CTGGTCAATACTGGAAAGGAAAGGGCAAAAGTCAGCCTTCTCTTTACATGGGCG AATTCAATTGGAGGAATCTCACACTTGTCAGGAGATCATGTGAATGAACCATTTCT AGATGAAGATGGAGTCTCCGGAGTTCTTCTACATCACAA GACTGCAAAAGGGAATCCCCCTGTCACTTTTGCAATTGCTGCATGTGAAACGCAAAATGTAAGCGTGACTGTTTTGCCCAGTTTTGGTCTGTCTGAAGGAAGTAACACTACTGCAAAGGAGTTGTGGAGTACAATGGTAAAG GATGGACAATTTGGTCGTGCAAACTTCAATTCGGGACCATCAATGCCTTCATCAGTTGGAGAGGCACTCTGTGCTGCAGTTTCAGCTTCTGCATGGGTGGAACCTCATGGAAAGTGTACTGTTGCATTTGGACTAGCATGGTCATCTCCAACAGTAAAATTTTCGAAGGGAAGCTCGTATCAAAG GAGGTACACAAAATTCTACGGTACCTCTGAAAGAGCGGCTCAAGACTTGGTGCACAATGCACTAACAA ATTACAAGCAGTGGGAGGAAGAGATAGAGAAATGGCAAAGTCCTATCCTCAAAGATAGCAATCTTCCAGAATG GTACAAATTCACATTGTTTAATGAGCTCTACTTTCTGGTTGCCGGTGGAACAGTTTGGATTG ATTCTCCCTCATCAGATAGAAACACAAGAAATGAACACCTATTAGGAGAAGTAGAAAGCTCAGATCCAAAGGTCATTGAAAATAAAGCTAACCACAGAGAAAATACAGTTGTTGGTCATGCTACAACTTATGGCTACAGCAGTGCACTAAGTATGTCCAAATACCGCAACCATTCCGTCCCAGAATATGATAATGAAGATGTTGGTAGATTTCTCTACTTGGAAGGAGTGGAGTACATCATGTGGTGCACTTATGATGTGCACTTCTATGCATCGTTTGCCCTCCTTGCACTATTTCCTAAAATAGAACTCAATATTCAAAGGGACTTTGCAAAAGCTGTCTTATCCGAGGATGGAAGAAAAGTAAAGTTCCTAGCAGAAGGAAATTGGGGGATTCGTAAAGTTAGAGGAGCTGTCCCTCATGATCTGGGAACACATGATCCATGGCATGAAATGAATGCATATAATATTCATGATACAAGTAAGTGGAAAGATTTGAACCCAAAATTTGTGCTTCAGGTGTATAGGGATTTTTCTGCAACAGGGGATATGTCTTTTGGAGTTGATGTGTGGCCATCTGTTCGTGCTGCAATGGAATACATGGAACAGTTTGATAGGGACAATGATGGTTTAATCGAGAATGATGGTTTCCCGGATCAGACATATGACACTTGGACTGTTCATGGTATAAGTGCTTACTGTGGCTGCCTCTGGTTAGCTGCCCTTCAAGCTGCAGCTGCAATGGCCCTTCAGCTTGGTGATAAACCCTTTGCTGAATGGTGTAAGGCCAAATACTTGAAGGCCAAACCAATATTTGAAGAAAAACTATGGAACGGTTCTTACTTTAACTATGATAGTGGGTCAAGTAGTAACAGTAAATCTATACAAGCAGATCAATTGGCTGGTCAGTGGTATACAGCATCCTCGGGTTTGCCTTCATTATTTGATGATTATAAAATCAAAAGTGCtctgaaaaaaatttatgatttcaATGTGATGAAAATTAAAGGAGGAACAATGGGTGCTGTGAATGGCATGCATCCCAATGGAAAGGTAGATGAGACATGTATGCAGTCACGTGAAATATGGACTGGTGTCACCTATGGTGTTGCAGCTACAATGATTCTTGCTGGAATGGAGGAAGAGGCATTTGCAACTGCTGAAGGCATTTTTACTGCAGGCTGGTCAGAAGAGGGATATGG ATACTGGTTCCAGACTCCAGAGGCATGGTCAATTGGAGGGCACTTCCGGTCGCTTATATATATGAGGCCTCTCTCTATTTGGGGCATGCAATACGCATTATCACTCCCTAAGGCAATCCTTGAGGCCCCTCAGATCAATATAATGGATAGAATCCATCTATCTCCCACGACTCCAAGATCATCTCACAGCGAAACCGGTGTTAGAAGGATTACTACCAAAGCGAAATGCTTTGGGAATTCTGTGTTTCATTGTTCATGCTGA